Within Geotrypetes seraphini chromosome 13, aGeoSer1.1, whole genome shotgun sequence, the genomic segment CTTTCCAGAGGAGCGAAAAAAGTCCAGGGAAAATTCACACCTCCTGAGGGAACGCGAACTCCCAGGGAAATGGACTCTGAGTCTGAGAAGGGTAACACAAGCAGGCTGACTCCACAGATCCACTGatgtttctctgtgaagcagcagttcaGCTCCCTGGGACTGCATCCTTCTCTCCGGCAGAGGGAAATGCACAGGTTCTTACTGAAAGAAAACGAACTTTAAGAAAAAGACACAGAGCATATCCAAAAGACTTCTacatggattgcttgcagaaattgaaaactgTGGGGGCTTTAACTCACActctaaggtaggaggagcaTAAGCTTAGAAAAGTGTTTGgttttctgcaactcccggattgcgggaagggattgaaAACCTAGAGAATGGAATATTACAGGGACGTAACAAAATCTGAGATTATTTTGCTGAGTagagcttttatcacattcagaacactgATGTGTTTTTTCTCCAGAGTAGATTTTTTCATGAATTATGAGGTTACGTTTGCTATTGAAACTTTTACCACACTCTAAACATTTTTATGAATTCTCTCCAGTATATAATTCTTTCTTGATTTCTGAGGCCATTTTTTTAAGGTTGTGTTTTCTATTGAAGCTTTTATATCatagtgatggggccagatggtgtacatctgaaggtacttaaggaacttagggaagttctggagaCTCCACtgtctgaccttttcaatgcttttctagagtCAGGACTGGTACCGGAGaattggagaagggcagatgtggtccctctccacaaaagtgcaagtaaggaagaagtagggactacaggctggtaagtttgactcctgtggtaagtaaattactggaaacacttttaaaacagagaatagtgatatTTCTGGAATCcattggattacaggacccatggcaacatggattcactagaagcaggtcttgtcagacaagtctgatcaatttctttgacttagtgaccagaaaattggatagagggagagcgctagattttagcaaagcctttgacagtgttccacacaggcatcaaATAAATTGAGTGCTCTCAGTATGAgctccaaagtgatggactaggtgaggaactggttgagtggaaggcgacagtggtcaatggagattgctttgaggaaaggcatgttactagtggtgtgcctcaaagttcggttcttgggcctgttgttTTTAACATTACGTAAGTGATAATTCTGAAGGGCTGttaggtaagatttacctctttgcagatgataccaatatctgcaatagagtagacacccctgatggtgtggataacatgagaaaggaactagtgaagcttaaagaatagtctgaaatttggcagctaagatttaatgctaagaaatgcaaggtcatgcaattgGGCAGCAAAAACTTGAGAGAACATTACAGTTTAGTGGGTGATGAACTTTTGTGCAAGAAAGaggagagggacttgggtgtgatagtatgtgatgatcttaaggtggccaaacatgttgaaaaggtgatagcaaATGTGAGAAGGATACTTGGGTGAttagggagaggaatgaccagtaggaaaaaggaggtactgatgcacCTATAAAagactggtgagatctcatttggaatattgtgtacagttctgtaGACAGCACCTTCAAACAGACATAATCAGgaaggagttggtccagagaaactaaactaaactaaactaaatcttaggtttgtataccgcatcatctccacattcgtagagctcggcacggtttacaggagatgggatagaaaggaactacaatggaaggtAGAAGATTAAAGGAGAttagatagaaaggaactacagtgAAGGGTTGGAGGTCCATATATGAGgagttttagagggcttagaatgTCGGAGATGGAATaagtatcagatttttgagaatagccaggtcttcagatgtttgcagaaaagttggagagagctcaggttccgaaggggggaggaaaggttgttccagagctcggtgattctgaagggaagggatgtccctagttttcctttatgggaaatgcctcttaatgaggggaagaaaggctactaaaatggtcgatagtcatcataaggcatacggagacagggaagatatgatagggatgtttaaatacctacatggcataaatatgtaagaggtgagtctctttcaagtgaaaggaagctccagaatgagagggcataggatgaagttaagaggtggcaggctcaggagtaatctaaggaaatatttttttacagaaagggtgatagatgcgtgaaatagtctcccagtagaggtggtggagacaaagactgtgtcatgtacagcgctgcaaatgcctttcagcactaaagAAATGTAGGAATGGAACACAGCAAATACACACATGCAGGATACGAGTCGGGATGGAGGCGCTGCCAgtggctagctccgagtcccttttattatgcttctaagctaatgacatcaaaGTAATTCCCTCGTTTACATATCTAATGGAtggtggatacaaaggtacatgcttttacattggtggatgcaaaggtacatgcttttacatcatgaccaccctccctttacctcgtgctttacctcgtgatcaccctccaactcagcacttagacaataaCTGTGTTTTTGCACGTcctcaatgcctgtcagctgatgtcctttccaaatatggactgcttaaataagataagggttaatatgtgacaagggtcttgtgacaagaggggaggggggaatgcctcggcattctgtcacaaggtgctaacattttcCCTTGCTTTAGAATAGCTACGTGGTAAGAGGGGAGAGGAAATGGGAATgattcataattctttcacagagCCTTATAATATCAGTGTGCTGATATTATCCCTGTTTCAGAACATTACtacatagaaataataaatagtagtagtagtagtgaattGAAGAATGTATAAGAGAGGCAcctgagatctcttagagagaggaggttgtggatgctgtagatgggccaattggccttcatccattgtcatgtttctatgcataTTGTTTCCCTCCAGTGTGAATTCTTTTATGATTTCTGAGGTGATTTATTTGAGCAAatcttttatcacattcagaacatgtatACGGTTTCTCTCCAGTGTGGCTTTTTTCATGAATTGTAAGGTGATTTTTTTGAGTATAGCTTTTATAACATTCTGAACATTTATACGGTTTGattccagtgtggattctttcatgaatttTGAGATCAAGTTTTTTAATGAAATCTTTATCACATTCTGAACACTTAAATAGTTTCTGTCCCTTGAGGGTTTTTTTATGCCCTTGTTTCTTTCTATGGCTGATTAATTCATGTCTATGGAGTTGAAATATCTGACTGGAACTTTTATCGCTTACAAAACATTTTGATGGCTGTTCCTTGTGAACTTTCTGATGAATTGTAAGTTGTACTTTATCTTTAAAACATTTTTCACATTCAGCACATTGGAATGACTTGTCTTGTGTGAGAAGTCTTTTTTGTCCTGTCATGTCTGACTTCCCAGTAAATCTGTCCTTGAATGTAGTGTTCTGAAAAGTTATCTCACTATAGATACTTTGACTTTCTCCATCATATGGGCAGCGAGTGGAATTGCTCTCTTGTTCAGTACATACATTTTCTTTCATGTTAGGTGAAGGATCTGGGCTGTCTCCGAAAGGGTGTTTGTATTTCCATTCTGCTCTCTGCTGATCGTCACACACTCTTATTCTCTTACTCTTGTTCCCAAATCCATTATCTGTTGGATAAGAATGAGAATACAGTATGTGTATATATTGTACAGCTATCAAGTAAGATATATATAGACAAATATCCTTGATTTTGCCTCCACtgctatgtatgtatgtatgtatgtatgttataTTTAGAATGTGTTGTATCACACATTAGCTATGACATCAGTACTTCTAGCTTTGGTCTTGCATCCTTTATTTCTATAGGTTAAATGTTACATGTGACCCCCCTCTCTCTAGTCTGCCTTATTCATATCTCAACAGAGTGTAAACTTTTACCCTATTGGTCCATTCCAGAACCCCTTGCGTAGGCTGCTACATTTCTTCCCCTAGAGAGAATATCTCCCTTCGAGCTCAGTTTTGCAGGCAAAGTCACACAAGCCTCTCCCTCACCACCCTTGTGAGTCTTTTGACTTTTTACCAGATTTGCACAATTCAGACAGACTATCTGTTACTCTCTTGTTTCAATGTTCTGCATGCTGTAAGTTCTTTGTTCATTCCTCTCTGTATTAAATAATTGGAAACTTAGGGGCCCTGTGTCAGGTACTAACACACACCTAATGCAGTTAAAGATGGAGTATTGTGGGACACACTCAGGTGGCCTGAGGTAACTTCCAAATCTGCGCGTGCTAACTGCAcactaaaaaaatgttttttgaagGGGCACATCAGGGAAGAGGGTAGGTGCTCCTGTGCTAAGCAGTTAGTGCAGGTAATTAACGACAAATTAGTTAGTGCATGGATACTGCATGAGCCCtcaccacctacaaaatgggtggtggtaagtTCTCATGGGGTAATGTCCAAAAATAGCTGTGAAATAAAGGCAACATCACCGACAGGCTTTTTACATAAAAAGCTTAAATACATATCTGACCGAGGCAAAATTTGGTTACATTCTCATTAATGGATGGTTGTCTTGTATGTTAGGTTCCTATGGCATTTTGCTGCAGTTTCTGGTGTCCTTGCCCTGAGAAGGCTTTAGTCTGTTTTCAAGTAGGTTAAAATCTGTAACTGTGGTTGCATTAGTTTTTCCTATGGATTTTTGTAACGGTCATGTTTTTAGATATTTGCAAAACATGGCATATTTGGTCGTGACTCTGATCTCTAGGGAGAGCGAGTTCCATTTTTTTGCCATCTGATAGGTGAGAGATATACAATGAGGTCTTTTGTACTTTATAGCCTTCATAGCTGGGAATGGCAGAGTCCATCGGTTTGAGTTGCGATGGCCTTCCGGTTTGCCTAGCATTACTGTGAATCTTGGGAAGCTATCAGAAACCAGTGTAATTCCATAAGAAGTGGAAGGATATGGTTGAATTTTGTTTGATAGAATATATGTCTTTTTGCTGTATTTTGTGTCAGTTGGATTCTATTCCTGAGAGTAGTATGTTACAGTAAGCTAGTGAAGACAGGATAGCTGATTGAAATAGGATCCCATTCTTCTTAACTTTGGTAGGGTAGCAAAATATTTTCTGACTAGGCTCAATGAGCTATCTAAGAGGAGTCATTAATGCAAAAATATGAAAAGAATCACTTTTATAACTGTGATAGAAATAGTCTCTGCATACCTTGCATAACAATGTGCTAAGGCCACCTTTTACTGCCCTTTTTACCATTAAGAGATTAAGAGGAACATGTTCAAAACTATGTTCAATGATGACCATCCCAAAAACTAGAGCCGTGGATGgaaatttttgataggatgtccaagtccgactttggatgtttcccagaAAACATCCAAATATTGGGTGGAGAAAATGACCCTTTTCAAACCCATAAAGCATccatgtttttttcaaaaatggtccaGACATCTaaagtttctttttcttttattgaaaaaaaacccatccaaatTAAAAACGttcaaaacaagccatttgcatataggaggggccagcatttttaatggactggccagcAGAGCAATGGGAAACGTGggggggcactgctgtaaacttcatatTACTGGTGCCAACTACACATATCACCATAACCTCCATACATTATATAGTGAGCTCTCCAGAATttcccccaaacctactgtacccacctgtctaccacctcaatagctcttatggctccaagtatcacctatatgacagtacagtggatttttggtgagctcacactttcccccacaagtgtactagttaggatGGCATATGCACCTGGGTCTCCTCTGCCCACCAGGctgctccagagacctgcttgcagttTACTAGGACTGGCTATAGTATCTTCAGCtatcatagagacagatatgtacagtTTCAagcagatttttgaagggtgagaggggatcagtgaccactgtgtgtgtgtgtgtgggggggggggggcggcatattttcatccctccagtgatcatctggttagTCTGGGTACCTTTTTCGCCCTTATtcgttttaaaaacaggtctagcccaaaacatccaaattgtgacctggatgttttgtaaaatgtttgattattgctgtaaaacgtccaagtgctaagTCCACCCTAATCCCACCAAAACATGCCTATAACGCACCctcttaagatttagatgtactGGAGACAAAAAGACTAAAAAgacgtctagaaagtcagtttcgaaAATGCCTACTTGGATTTGAACATCTatctatttttgaaaatgagccccatagacaTTTTTATGCATTTCAAAACgtcagaaatatgtccaaaatttggACATTCAACACAGACATGGACATCACAAGATAGTCATTTGCACCACTCTAAACAACCTTTGAAAGAATGGCCAAATGCGGAAGCGCAAACATGGGTGTCCACTGGCACTCTGCAAGGAAACCGACACGCAGAGCAGCAGTAAGTCCAGCAATCACCATATTTtccagggagggagaaatgttggatgtagtagtagagaggataggagagaggagCCCTATATCCAATATCTCCCTTTGcagcagggaggggggagaaagatggtggacaatgagagaggaagacatgttgGACTTAGGGGTGGAAGACAgcaaggaagaaatgctgtggggggggggaatagagagagatgttggcagaagggagtgaggatgctgtacaatgggagggagggaagacatAAGGAGAAATGCTGGAGCATGGTGGGAgggacaaaaaaagaaagaaggcacaggaggaaagtggggggggggatggaagggaCAGGGAGACTTCAGGCTTTGAGGATGGagctggagaaagaaggagacaatAGTGGGCATAAagggtgaagggagggagaaactGGGAATGATGGCACCATGTGGGAGAGGTgatgaccaatgttccctctaaggattgatgaggtgtgtgcaaaaaaaaatatgcatgagcgacaagttacatattccacaaatttatgagcaggcacggaggacgcatttgtaaacaaatgtagtttatccttgtactccttatgtatttttaatcatctatggatatgtttgtatgtttattgttcaaatggttttatttatttcccaaaatttatttttgttatacacattgaaaatatttgatattgcgtttaaatcaaaatctcaataaacttgaaacttgaaatgagtgcccatgagattgtgggagggttaaatactcaaaacttagaagaataacaatttacttaaagtttttgcttctccagctttctggtatctttacataatgcagtggtgtacctagcatatgtaacacccggggcccatcattttttggcaccccccccccccatctgtacgaaaaacatgatttttagtaacaagccacacgtcacacgtcacctaggaaaaggcagcatcttacatattgcagtgaacagtacatcaatacacccattgtaaaactaaacaagccagaccaacacagatcaatcctacaccgtcaatcctaacagaaaactatgtctttcgaacacacagaacacaccttcgcctagtatggaatatgtaatcacaaactaacccctcccatagacaaaggttaaattgaaccagcaagaagctggactctgcatacaatgcttcacagaaacagtgacacatgtctcctaaagcaataaataaatagaaatttttttctacctttgtcttctgtggtttctgctttcctcatcttcttgtaactctcttccttccatccactgtctgccgtctcttttcccctatatggcatcttctctccttctatgccccttccagaaactgtatgcctcccccttccatctctcctttcacccccattggtctggcatctctctcctctccttccctctcccacacctctcctctgcaatccctttcccttttttccctcatttcccttttcaatttattttctgcatctgtctagattatgttcttactactctctcatca encodes:
- the LOC117347528 gene encoding zinc finger protein 624-like encodes the protein MSALSSDQESVIFSDVAAYFLEAEWDILGEWQKNLYKKVIREIHDILMSRGYSIANPDVIFKIKKEDEKYFTPHFEWEKKENLNDPTMSLPIVTSVFSLSIKQEEDFPFIDPPESEMSEQTRSSVTSSHNVKPDILIRFEQQGFGTELQGSEERRNLTTTGTCEELLEAGNQSYTAEPMIEIVKMEEAPVSDQLEGGEKDTDIKSGLPIVTSVFSLSIKQEEDLPFMDPPESETSEQTRSSVINNGFGNKSKRIRVCDDQQRAEWKYKHPFGDSPDPSPNMKENVCTEQESNSTRCPYDGESQSIYSEITFQNTTFKDRFTGKSDMTGQKRLLTQDKSFQCAECEKCFKDKVQLTIHQKVHKEQPSKCFVSDKSSSQIFQLHRHELISHRKKQGHKKTLKGQKLFKCSECDKDFIKKLDLKIHERIHTGIKPYKCSECYKSYTQKNHLTIHEKSHTGEKPYTCSECDKRFAQINHLRNHKRIHTGGKQYA